CAGCAGTTCAAGATACTTTTTTTCCTCCGCAGCTGTCAAGGGTCTGGGGAATGAGCCGGAATTCGTTACATGGAGTATAAAAAATAAGAGGTTCACCGCAGTGACACCAATTGATGAAAATAGCATGCAGGCACCTCCGCCGCGGCAAAATTTAAGCGGACATACATCCGCTTTATGTTTTGCCGTATACAATTATATGAAAATTTCGGCGATAAGGTGCAAGTACATTACGCGCCAGCGGTTGCCCCCGCTCAAGAGCGGCTCACAAGGCCGGTACACCAACGTCAAAACCGGTACATTCATGAATAAATGTCAACAAAGCCCTCAAATTATTAAGCCCTGATCTCTTTATTTTCGCTGATCTGCAAGATAACTCCTTCCGTTCTATCGCATGAACTTGTATGTCTATATCAAACAGGAAAAGCGCTTCTGTATTTCTAAAGATTTTGCATAAAAGTTCTTGTATACAAGATTATTTCATGATATACTGTTGCCGAAACTCAAATCAACAAACGAAGGAATAAAATATGGAAAACATTCGGTTAACTGAAAAAATCTCGTATGGTTTTGGCGATCTTGCAAGCAACCTTGGATACGCCGTAATCTGCTGGTACATGACATACTATTATACCAATATCGTTAAGCTTGACACAGCCATTGTCGGAGTAGTTATGCTGACAGCAATGCTGGCAGACAGCATAATGGATGTGGTCATGGGGATAGCGGTAGACCGCACAAAGACCCGGTTCGGCAAGGCAAGGCCATGGATTCTTTGGATGTTTGCGCCGTTTTCGGTCATGCTGGCAATGATGCTTTCTGTCCCCGAGTGGAACAACGCCGGGAAAACGATATATGTTTTTGCAACTTACCTGCTGTTCAATTTATGCTATTCGGCGATAAATATTCCGTATGGAATTCTCAATACCCTGCTCACCAGAGACCAGTATCAGCGCTCCGTTATAAATATTTTCAGAATGTTTATGGCCTATGGCGTACCTGCTCGTCAAAGGGCACGTTGCCGGTAGCCCACAGAAGCTCCGTTTCTGTCTCACTGCCTTTGCCTTTTATCCAGTGCGAAATTATTGAACGCATCGGATAGTGATAAAATTGCTCGCCGGCATGTTCATCTTCATTTGGCCCGTATTGGATCGGGCAGTCGAAATATTCACGGAGACATTCCGCCACCGCGTCACAATCGTCCGGGAAATATGTCTGGGTAAACTGTTTGAGGTGCTCTTCAACATCGGCCGCTCCGTCTGTCCACAGCTTTGACACCAAATCAAGAAGATAAGTATGCGGCCGAATATTTCCGCAGTTGCAAATCAGGTATTCGTCCGCGCCGCTCTCAAATGCTTTTTGCAGCTCCGATGCCACAAGAGACGGCGGATTGGGCAGCATGGTCAGGTGGTTGGAGGCTTGTAGGTCATGGAAAGTCACGTGATAGTACAGACCATGCGGCCCCGTATCGCCTGGTTTGGGAAGCGCGGGTACACGCGGGTTAAGATTCCATTGGCGCCTTGAAACCATACGGGCGTATCCATTATCGGCCCAGATTTTAATGACGCCATCAGGAATGGTGATATAGCCGTCTTTATAGAGCTGCATGATTTCGCCGTAAAGATTTGTGCAGCAAATCGGATTATCAAAGTATTCATGCAGAATATCATACTGCCGCTTGATAATAGAGCTGATAAGCTCACCGCGGGCTTTAGGGGTATTGAGAGACGGGTCATCGTCCCAGAAGGGCTGATCCCCTTGTCCGCGGAAACCAAGCGTCCAGATTACATCGGA
This DNA window, taken from [Clostridium] cellulosi, encodes the following:
- a CDS encoding putative membrane protein (Hypothetical protein), with product MENIRLTEKISYGFGDLASNLGYAVICWYMTYYYTNIVKLDTAIVGVVMLTAMLADSIMDVVMGIAVDRTKTRFGKARPWILWMFAPFSVMLAMMLSVPEWNNAGKTIYVFATYLLFNLCYSAINIPYGILNTLLTRDQYQRSVINIFRMFMAYGVPARQRARCR
- a CDS encoding hypothetical protein (High confidence in function and specificity); translated protein: MTVTGTDIRGTIYGLLYLSRTYLKVPPFHFWNDTPPARLERAMIPQQTYRSKPFKVRYRGFFINDEVLLLGWHDDRYDRMTWEPAFEALLRCGGNMVIPGTGEVSRHTRQLASEMGLIITHHHAEPMGAKMFLTAYPDEDPSYLKNQKLFETLWREAIEEQKDSDVIWTLGFRGQGDQPFWDDDPSLNTPKARGELISSIIKRQYDILHEYFDNPICCTNLYGEIMQLYKDGYITIPDGVIKIWADNGYARMVSRRQWNLNPRVPALPKPGDTGPHGLYYHVTFHDLQASNHLTMLPNPPSLVASELQKAFESGADEYLICNCGNIRPHTYLLDLVSKLWTDGAADVEEHLKQFTQTYFPDDCDAVAECLREYFDCPIQYGPNEDEHAGEQFYHYPMRSIISHWIKGKGSETETELLWATGNVPFDEQVRHRP